Within bacterium, the genomic segment TAAATCGGCTAAACGCTCAAGAGGTTATGAAGCCACTAAAAACTGTATCATAAACGAGCTCAAAAGATTAAAGACAAAGAAATATTTTAATGATGAACCAGTTCTTGAGGAGATAGAGATTCAACCTATAGATAAAGATGGTAAAAAAGGTAGTCTCATAAAATCATATCAGGTATCAATAGAGAGAAATGAGGTTAATATTGATAAGGATGAATTAGTAGAGGGCCTTTGTGTATTTGTTTCTAATCATATTCAAAAGAAAGAGGAAGATGTCATTTTCAGCAGTGAAAGAATAATAAAGGCTTATCGGGATAAAACAAAGATTGAGGATGCTTTCAAACATATTAAATCATTCTTAAAGATACGTCCCTTCTTCGTCAATACCGATAAGCACGTCAGAGCTGTTTATACCGTATCCGTGGTCTCATATTTCATTAATAAGGACTTAGCAGAAAGACGTAAACAGATAGAAGGTATTGACTACCTTAATTCTAAAAACCTTTATGAACCCTTTAGAGGTTATGATTGGATTAAGCTCAAAGATACATTGTCTGGTAAAACGAAAGGAGAGGAGGTTTGGTTGAGTGAAGAACAAAAAAGATTATTGAACAATCTAAATATAAACATTCAATAAGAAAATTATATAGTGTAGCCCATAAATCTAAAGTTATAATCTTATGGGATACACCTAGTGTAGCGTTCTCTAAATACATATAATAGTTATTAACGAAAATTTCTCATAGAACAGATATAGCAACAGGGTTGATGGTTGATAGTTTATAGTTGATAGTTTCATAGACTATCAACCATCAACTATCAACAATACTAATGTGAACTTTTGGTTAATACTTACTATAATATTGTTATATCTACTTAGAGAACGCTCTACTAGTTATAAATATTTTTCCGGAAGTGGGGTTAGAAGATAAAATACCCAATCTTTATCCAATGAAGATTTACCGTTGTTTAAAAAGGCATAATTTGAATATCGTGCCTGAAGAGTTTATTAATGCTGAAAGAAAGATTAAGAAGTTTCGCAAATATACTATGGGATACCTTCATATGGATTTACTTTATGCTCCAAAGATTAACAAGGAAAGAAACTATATTTACACTGCTATTGATAGGGTGGCTAAAATTGCTTTTGTAATGATAGGTAAAAGAAAGAATAAAGAAACAGGGGCTATATTTCTAAAACAAGCCTGTCCTTTCTATCCTTACAAGATTAACTATATCCTAACTGACAATGGAGCTGAATTTAGTTATAAAGCATTGCCAAAAGGAAAGAAGACCAAGAAAACTCACTCTTTTGACAAGATTTGTCAAGAAAACAAAATACAACATCGAACTATCAAATTCAAACATCCGTGGACTAATGGAATGATAGAGATTAGCTATTTTCAGACACCACCAGAAAAGGGAGCTTGACGATGATGCCAAGTGTAACCCAGTTCTGTCCTCATATAAGCACAGGAAGTATTTTTGTAGAAAGGACAGGATCTCTAAATATACCTGCACCTGATATCTTTTCCCACTCTTGGCGAATAGGGTATCATTACCCACAGTATGATCAATGCTTCCTTCTCGGATAAGGGTGGAAACGATCATTTTCAATACTCCATAAACTAAATGGTTAATGTCCCATTTAGCCCTTTTGAAGAAATTGTAAAAACAACTATGATGTTTTCTTTTGGGTGCACCTCCTGTCTGAATTATTCGGGTGATAGTCTTTCGACCTGGGGTTAGCAACCAACCAATAATTAGAGTCACAAAGTTCTCGAAACTTTGTTTATTTTTGAAAGAATTTGTAAAAGTATTCAAAATTTGATAGAAAGTTGTCGATAAATATAATAGGCTCATCTCTTCTCCTCCTTTTAAAGATTTGATTCCTATTATCTTTAATCGACAGGAGAAGAGATTCTTTTTAATTTCTGCTAAAAAATGACGAAACTCTAGGGGGGTAAAAAGTAAGTGTAGAAATTGATAAATGAAGTTATATTTCCCCTTTTAATTTTGATTGTAAAGCTGATCAGAGAAAGTAGAATAAGTAAATTTTAGGAAT encodes:
- a CDS encoding DDE-type integrase/transposase/recombinase; translated protein: MGLEDKIPNLYPMKIYRCLKRHNLNIVPEEFINAERKIKKFRKYTMGYLHMDLLYAPKINKERNYIYTAIDRVAKIAFVMIGKRKNKETGAIFLKQACPFYPYKINYILTDNGAEFSYKALPKGKKTKKTHSFDKICQENKIQHRTIKFKHPWTNGMIEISYFQTPPEKGA